From the genome of Bacteroides sp. MSB163, one region includes:
- a CDS encoding DUF1896 domain-containing protein — MTIQDKNTATGELSYFETALLFYLRESHPHMADDKAFIRERADSAAEAYEHAIREGLSVTQALELADTVLYQDLRFSRFDAVFEAVSEWFPEVQPERRTDFCLKVLLPAEAIFGKYPIDDRFESSPSYHTLTVELTGFIQSYIERYGI, encoded by the coding sequence ATGACTATACAAGATAAAAATACCGCAACCGGAGAATTGTCCTATTTTGAGACAGCTCTCCTTTTTTATTTGAGAGAAAGTCACCCGCACATGGCCGATGACAAGGCTTTCATCCGGGAGCGTGCGGACAGTGCCGCAGAGGCTTACGAACACGCCATACGTGAGGGCTTATCTGTTACGCAGGCTTTGGAACTGGCTGACACGGTTCTCTATCAGGACTTGCGCTTTTCCCGGTTCGATGCGGTTTTCGAGGCCGTATCGGAGTGGTTTCCCGAAGTACAGCCCGAAAGACGGACGGATTTCTGTCTGAAGGTATTGCTGCCCGCAGAGGCGATATTCGGCAAATACCCCATAGACGACAGGTTTGAATCATCCCCGTCCTATCATACACTTACCGTTGAACTTACAGGTTTCATACAATCCTATATAGAACGATATGGCATATAA